One stretch of Pomacea canaliculata isolate SZHN2017 linkage group LG1, ASM307304v1, whole genome shotgun sequence DNA includes these proteins:
- the LOC112562730 gene encoding uncharacterized protein LOC112562730 isoform X1, whose product MVSGDNVTVTLTGGAPWGFRLTGGGALPLEISKIRKKSQAHAQGLREGDAVVSINGIPVHDRTHDQALDLIDHAGDTLTLQIYRGEADDLGQLLASNKPAPTLAPFLPPGTVKERSPTMTSSASSVATYDDGSTQRRVTQDIFVEQDVGLRKQTFVRREETTSVSTTTSGGGEIKVVDGEVIIPVDTIITCDSFNGGMSVETSSTTQRKTSEAVIQLQRPGATTLATTSPRPSPAVSPKPEPVKSSSPLVVPKPTFKAVAPKTPPPVAPKPSVAPQVPPKPSFKAAPPPGAPVFSPGKFQVSAAAMFTPSTQTPYLQVEQQQQSSLPTVHRQVYSPSVPKPYSPSGQRPYSPAGQPSPAPFSPLSVSSPLSPATPSQSFSPSSLGSGPMFNVRNNLGKGKTLWQPNMWLPGQEPNQQQSQPKNQQQQQQQQQQRDRPSENVEVPPRMSVKERQQMLLNQTAVNKHSLSARQMEPAIFQLQSPPEDEPFINSHILHVFGPPVEITPWGPRRDSAGEELALVRTDSVESVPSSPGSSLIRRKKKLYSDSAFYEDPEHKYPTIQEQMKLCRIISQSLTSAANRKARGAKMFARRKRKSSRWVHEGHSEWSSSAGDVANLDELDSELSPDEGGNKVLFTFRIPSVKHRVSSPESNTKMSLKKDEFERLRLQAAKCDHTAVSPGTCFDIAADLKASKGRAGRLFERRKNRADKFIIDETNARSPGPRTPRLEDLLKTPLKSQLSPWEAAQSDDAGRVDAAFDHLTDVERMQKLNQMLKYKPPKAAVPDLAPTPYTGPHTDLRSDTQPHLLRDVTSTEWQGVGRVEPTAALVQYQRQLLHPTSCHSQPLVPPAPFSIQKHKGRRSSLVTTTPAPRPGKGDNLKETPSRVPHPCRRHGLPVTLRLPPSPPRLICTPPISCPPRICKGERGWAGALPVSSTQSDSYHVLGCGQGRSLASYCP is encoded by the exons ATGGTGAGCGGGGACAACGTGACGGTGACCCTGACCGGCGGAGCACCATGGGGCTTTCGGCTGACAGGCGGCGGGGCGCTGCCACTGGAGATCTCCAAG ATCCGGAAGAAGAGCCAGGCGCATGCGCAGGGCCTGCGCGAAGGTGACGCAGTAGTGAGCATCAACGGCATTCCGGTCCACGACCGCACACACGACCAGGCGCTGGACCTCATCGACCACGCCGGCGACACGCTTACCCTCCAGATCTACAG AGGTGAAGCCGATGATCTGGGACAGTTGCTCGCGTCCAACAAGCCCGCCCCTACCCTGGCGCCCTTCCTTCCTCCAGGAACTGTCAAGGAAAGGTCACCCACCATGACGTCATCAGCCTCTTCCGTGGCGACCTACGATGACGGCAGCACGCAGAGACGGGTGACGCAGGACATTTTCGTCGAGCAGGACGTGGGGCTGAGGAAACAGACTTTCGTTAGGAGGGAGGAGACTACCTCCGTCAGCACCACCACGAGCGGTGGAGGCGAGATCAAGGTGGTTGACGGCGAGGTCATCATCCCAGTGGACACAATCATTACCTGCGACAGCTTCAACGGCGGCATGTCTGTGGAGACGTCATCAACTACACAGCGCAAGACCTCCGAGGCAGTCATACAGCTACAGCGGCCAGGTGCGACAACTCTAGCAACTACTTCTCCTCGTCCCTCTCCAGCAGTGTCTCCAAAGCCGGAACCCGTGAAGTCGTCATCGCCCTTAGTCGTTCCCAAACCAACTTTCAAAGCGGTCGCTCCTAAGACACCCCCACCAGTAGCACCCAAGCCCTCCGTTGCACCACAGGTGCCTCCCAAACCCAGCTTCAAGGCGGCGCCTCCGCCAGGTGCCCCTGTGTTCTCACCTGGCAAGTTCCAGGTGTCTGCCGCCGCCATGTTCACCCCCAGCACCCAGACGCCATACCTCCAGGTTGAGCAACAACAGCAGTCATCCCTTCCCACAGTACATCGGCAAGTGTACTCACCCAGTGTCCCCAAACCATACTCACCTAGCGGGCAACGGCCTTACTCCCCGGCTGGGCAACCAAGCCCCGCACCCTTTTCTCCTCTAAGTGTTTCCTCGCCTTTGTCCCCGGCCACTCCCTCCCAGTCCTTCTCGCCTTCCTCCCTTGGGAGCGGACCCATGTTTAACGTGCGCAATAATCTCGGCAAGGGCAAAACACTCTGGCAGCCTAACATGTGGCTGCCGGGCCAGGAACCCAACCAACAGCAGTCACAACCAAAgaaccagcaacaacaacaacaacagcagcagcaaagagATCGCCCCTCGGAGAACGTGGAGGTGCCCCCGCGGATGTCTGTCAAAGAACGTCAGCAGATGCTGCTGAACCAGACGGCGGTGAACAAGCACTCACTCAGCGCCCGACAGATGGAGCCCGCCATCTTTCAGCTGCAGTCGCCGCCAGAGGATGAACCCTTCATCAATTCCCATATTTTGCACGTCTTCGGGCCACCCGTGGAGATCACACCCTGGGGTCCCCGACGGGACAGTGCGGGGGAGGAGCTGGCCCTCGTGAGAACAGACAGCGTGGAAAGCGTGCCCTCCAGTCCCGGCTCCTCGCTCATCCGTAGGAAGA AAAAGCTCTACTCCGACTCTGCGTTTTACGAAGACCCCGAACACAAGTACCCGACCATCCAGGAGCAGATGAAACTGTGCCGCATCatctcgcagtccctgacgTCAGCAGCCAATCGCAAGGCGCGCGGTGCCAAGATGTTCGCGCGGCGCAAGCGCAAGTCGAGCCGCTGGGTTCACGAGGGCCACAGCGAGTGGTCATCCTCTGCAGGCGACGTCGCCAACCTCGACGAGTTGGACAGCGAGCTGAGCCCTGACGAGGGAGGCAACAAGGTGCTCTTCACGTTCCGCATCCCCAGCGTCAAACACCGCGTGTCCAGCCCGGAGAGCAACACCAAGATGAGCTTGAAGAAGGATGAGTTTGAGCGTCTGCGACTGCAGGCTGCCAAGTGCGACCACACGGCCGTGTCCCCCGGCACGTGCTTCGACATCGCTGCCGACCTTAAGGCCAGCAAGGGTCGCGCCGGCCGTCTTTTCGAGCGACGCAAGAACCGCGCGGACAAGTTCATCATCGACGAGACCAACGCGCGCTCCCCCGGCCCCCGGACGCCCAGGCTGGAGGACCTGCTCAAGACGCCGCTCAAGTCGCAGTTGTCGCCGTGGGAAGCAGCTCAGTCGGACGATGCCGGGCGCGTGGACGCGGCCTTTGACCACCTGACGGACGTGGAGCGCATGCAGAAGCTGAACCAGATGCTCAAGTACAAGCCACCCAAAGCCGCCGTCCCTGACCTCGCGCCCACCCCTTACACCGGCCCCCACACCGACCTTCGCAGCGACACCCAGCCACACCTTCTCAGGGACGTAACTTCAACCGAATGGCAAGGGGTTGGCCGGGTGGAGCCGACAGCGGCTCTCGTG CAGTATCAGCGGCAGCTGCTTCATCCCACGTCGTGTCACAGCCAGCCACTCGTCCCGCCAGCGCCATTCTCGATCCAAAAGCACAAGGGCCGAAGGTCCAGTTTGGTGACTACAACCCCCGCCCCAAGGCCTGGCAAGGGGGACAACCTCAAGGAAACTCCTTCTCGTGTCCCCCATCCATGTCGACGTCATGGGCTTCCAGTGACTTTGAGGCTGCCGCCCAGTCCCCCCAGACTGATCTGTACTCCCCCGATCTCTTGCCCGCCACGGATTTGTAAAGGGGAGAGGGGCTGGGCTGGGGCACTCCCTGTGTCCTCTACACAGTCCGACTCGTACCACGTCTTAGGGTGCGGTCAGGGGAGATCATTAGCGAGTTACTGCCCCTAA
- the LOC112562730 gene encoding uncharacterized protein LOC112562730 isoform X2, whose protein sequence is MVSGDNVTVTLTGGAPWGFRLTGGGALPLEISKIRKKSQAHAQGLREGDAVVSINGIPVHDRTHDQALDLIDHAGDTLTLQIYRGEADDLGQLLASNKPAPTLAPFLPPGTVKERSPTMTSSASSVATYDDGSTQRRVTQDIFVEQDVGLRKQTFVRREETTSVSTTTSGGGEIKVVDGEVIIPVDTIITCDSFNGGMSVETSSTTQRKTSEAVIQLQRPGATTLATTSPRPSPAVSPKPEPVKSSSPLVVPKPTFKAVAPKTPPPVAPKPSVAPQVPPKPSFKAAPPPGAPVFSPGKFQVSAAAMFTPSTQTPYLQVEQQQQSSLPTVHRQVYSPSVPKPYSPSGQRPYSPAGQPSPAPFSPLSVSSPLSPATPSQSFSPSSLGSGPMFNVRNNLGKGKTLWQPNMWLPGQEPNQQQSQPKNQQQQQQQQQQRDRPSENVEVPPRMSVKERQQMLLNQTAVNKHSLSARQMEPAIFQLQSPPEDEPFINSHILHVFGPPVEITPWGPRRDSAGEELALVRTDSVESVPSSPGSSLIRRKKKLYSDSAFYEDPEHKYPTIQEQMKLCRIISQSLTSAANRKARGAKMFARRKRKSSRWVHEGHSEWSSSAGDVANLDELDSELSPDEGGNKVLFTFRIPSVKHRVSSPESNTKMSLKKDEFERLRLQAAKCDHTAVSPGTCFDIAADLKASKGRAGRLFERRKNRADKFIIDETNARSPGPRTPRLEDLLKTPLKSQLSPWEAAQSDDAGRVDAAFDHLTDVERMQKLNQMLKYKPPKAAVPDLAPTPYTGPHTDLRSDTQPHLLRDVTSTEWQGVGRVEPTAALVYQRQLLHPTSCHSQPLVPPAPFSIQKHKGRRSSLVTTTPAPRPGKGDNLKETPSRVPHPCRRHGLPVTLRLPPSPPRLICTPPISCPPRICKGERGWAGALPVSSTQSDSYHVLGCGQGRSLASYCP, encoded by the exons ATGGTGAGCGGGGACAACGTGACGGTGACCCTGACCGGCGGAGCACCATGGGGCTTTCGGCTGACAGGCGGCGGGGCGCTGCCACTGGAGATCTCCAAG ATCCGGAAGAAGAGCCAGGCGCATGCGCAGGGCCTGCGCGAAGGTGACGCAGTAGTGAGCATCAACGGCATTCCGGTCCACGACCGCACACACGACCAGGCGCTGGACCTCATCGACCACGCCGGCGACACGCTTACCCTCCAGATCTACAG AGGTGAAGCCGATGATCTGGGACAGTTGCTCGCGTCCAACAAGCCCGCCCCTACCCTGGCGCCCTTCCTTCCTCCAGGAACTGTCAAGGAAAGGTCACCCACCATGACGTCATCAGCCTCTTCCGTGGCGACCTACGATGACGGCAGCACGCAGAGACGGGTGACGCAGGACATTTTCGTCGAGCAGGACGTGGGGCTGAGGAAACAGACTTTCGTTAGGAGGGAGGAGACTACCTCCGTCAGCACCACCACGAGCGGTGGAGGCGAGATCAAGGTGGTTGACGGCGAGGTCATCATCCCAGTGGACACAATCATTACCTGCGACAGCTTCAACGGCGGCATGTCTGTGGAGACGTCATCAACTACACAGCGCAAGACCTCCGAGGCAGTCATACAGCTACAGCGGCCAGGTGCGACAACTCTAGCAACTACTTCTCCTCGTCCCTCTCCAGCAGTGTCTCCAAAGCCGGAACCCGTGAAGTCGTCATCGCCCTTAGTCGTTCCCAAACCAACTTTCAAAGCGGTCGCTCCTAAGACACCCCCACCAGTAGCACCCAAGCCCTCCGTTGCACCACAGGTGCCTCCCAAACCCAGCTTCAAGGCGGCGCCTCCGCCAGGTGCCCCTGTGTTCTCACCTGGCAAGTTCCAGGTGTCTGCCGCCGCCATGTTCACCCCCAGCACCCAGACGCCATACCTCCAGGTTGAGCAACAACAGCAGTCATCCCTTCCCACAGTACATCGGCAAGTGTACTCACCCAGTGTCCCCAAACCATACTCACCTAGCGGGCAACGGCCTTACTCCCCGGCTGGGCAACCAAGCCCCGCACCCTTTTCTCCTCTAAGTGTTTCCTCGCCTTTGTCCCCGGCCACTCCCTCCCAGTCCTTCTCGCCTTCCTCCCTTGGGAGCGGACCCATGTTTAACGTGCGCAATAATCTCGGCAAGGGCAAAACACTCTGGCAGCCTAACATGTGGCTGCCGGGCCAGGAACCCAACCAACAGCAGTCACAACCAAAgaaccagcaacaacaacaacaacagcagcagcaaagagATCGCCCCTCGGAGAACGTGGAGGTGCCCCCGCGGATGTCTGTCAAAGAACGTCAGCAGATGCTGCTGAACCAGACGGCGGTGAACAAGCACTCACTCAGCGCCCGACAGATGGAGCCCGCCATCTTTCAGCTGCAGTCGCCGCCAGAGGATGAACCCTTCATCAATTCCCATATTTTGCACGTCTTCGGGCCACCCGTGGAGATCACACCCTGGGGTCCCCGACGGGACAGTGCGGGGGAGGAGCTGGCCCTCGTGAGAACAGACAGCGTGGAAAGCGTGCCCTCCAGTCCCGGCTCCTCGCTCATCCGTAGGAAGA AAAAGCTCTACTCCGACTCTGCGTTTTACGAAGACCCCGAACACAAGTACCCGACCATCCAGGAGCAGATGAAACTGTGCCGCATCatctcgcagtccctgacgTCAGCAGCCAATCGCAAGGCGCGCGGTGCCAAGATGTTCGCGCGGCGCAAGCGCAAGTCGAGCCGCTGGGTTCACGAGGGCCACAGCGAGTGGTCATCCTCTGCAGGCGACGTCGCCAACCTCGACGAGTTGGACAGCGAGCTGAGCCCTGACGAGGGAGGCAACAAGGTGCTCTTCACGTTCCGCATCCCCAGCGTCAAACACCGCGTGTCCAGCCCGGAGAGCAACACCAAGATGAGCTTGAAGAAGGATGAGTTTGAGCGTCTGCGACTGCAGGCTGCCAAGTGCGACCACACGGCCGTGTCCCCCGGCACGTGCTTCGACATCGCTGCCGACCTTAAGGCCAGCAAGGGTCGCGCCGGCCGTCTTTTCGAGCGACGCAAGAACCGCGCGGACAAGTTCATCATCGACGAGACCAACGCGCGCTCCCCCGGCCCCCGGACGCCCAGGCTGGAGGACCTGCTCAAGACGCCGCTCAAGTCGCAGTTGTCGCCGTGGGAAGCAGCTCAGTCGGACGATGCCGGGCGCGTGGACGCGGCCTTTGACCACCTGACGGACGTGGAGCGCATGCAGAAGCTGAACCAGATGCTCAAGTACAAGCCACCCAAAGCCGCCGTCCCTGACCTCGCGCCCACCCCTTACACCGGCCCCCACACCGACCTTCGCAGCGACACCCAGCCACACCTTCTCAGGGACGTAACTTCAACCGAATGGCAAGGGGTTGGCCGGGTGGAGCCGACAGCGGCTCTCGTG TATCAGCGGCAGCTGCTTCATCCCACGTCGTGTCACAGCCAGCCACTCGTCCCGCCAGCGCCATTCTCGATCCAAAAGCACAAGGGCCGAAGGTCCAGTTTGGTGACTACAACCCCCGCCCCAAGGCCTGGCAAGGGGGACAACCTCAAGGAAACTCCTTCTCGTGTCCCCCATCCATGTCGACGTCATGGGCTTCCAGTGACTTTGAGGCTGCCGCCCAGTCCCCCCAGACTGATCTGTACTCCCCCGATCTCTTGCCCGCCACGGATTTGTAAAGGGGAGAGGGGCTGGGCTGGGGCACTCCCTGTGTCCTCTACACAGTCCGACTCGTACCACGTCTTAGGGTGCGGTCAGGGGAGATCATTAGCGAGTTACTGCCCCTAA